Proteins encoded by one window of Clostridium bornimense:
- a CDS encoding M6 family metalloprotease domain-containing protein gives MKKLKGSLLSIVITATLCLGISGTADAAAYKNKEFILKQPDNTEVKVKITGDEYYQHIESIDGYTLCRNEDGWICYAKVSDDNSEYIATDKVYTGKKYEAPSVIKRILSSAEKLSKHEKIDKEYMDEQREEVKEELNAEAIEEVAEEVMSTSAKAKSNYTETETINGLTLLIEFPDEKSSVSKSEINNFFNQTGYTGYSNNGSVKDYFYDVSGGKVTYENTITEFYTAKNPKSYYDNVNESDYSKALELVNEALTWLKSTGFDFSKLTTDSNGMVKGVNILYAGNADAGWSKGLWPHQGYIPNAFTADGAKIQLYQMSNIGSELALDTVCHENGHLLFGYPDLYDYTGKTGGCGIYSLMSFISDAKNPAPPDPYCRNVISGWNSVIDLNSYSDGYKVTANSSTDGTQPVYKWSGENSNEYYLIENIKKSGRYKSMPDEGLMIWHVDENGSNSNQETSKAKHYELSVVQADNKMELENKVNYGADGDLFHSGYNDTFNDTSSPNSKWWDKTSSGLDISNISAIGETMTFVKSGNSTSSGTDNDNNTTENDTTNDSGNNDTAVTDDGNIAAKATVTTSYCSSWETINALNDGFVPVSSNDRNHDVYGNWPETDTQWVQYKFDKKYKISKCDLYWFKDNLGIDVPSSYKIKYMDNGNWKYVSNAKGLGVDINKFNTTTFDTITTDTIAVEMNSNNGSSTGIVEWKVYGEVANGTSKDTTTSDDSKDTTTTDDSKDTTTTDDTKDTTTSDDSKDTTTTDDTKDTVTSDDSKDKNGKHFSIKKLLERIFKFLKL, from the coding sequence ATGAAAAAACTTAAAGGAAGTTTACTTAGTATTGTTATTACTGCTACGCTATGTTTAGGTATAAGTGGTACAGCAGATGCAGCAGCTTATAAGAATAAAGAATTTATCCTAAAACAACCAGATAATACAGAAGTAAAAGTAAAAATTACAGGTGATGAATATTATCAACATATAGAAAGTATTGATGGATATACCCTTTGTAGAAATGAAGATGGATGGATATGTTATGCTAAAGTAAGTGATGACAATTCAGAATATATTGCTACAGATAAAGTTTATACAGGAAAAAAATACGAAGCTCCATCTGTTATTAAAAGAATCTTAAGTAGTGCAGAAAAATTATCTAAGCATGAAAAAATAGATAAAGAATATATGGATGAACAAAGAGAAGAAGTAAAAGAAGAACTTAATGCAGAGGCTATAGAAGAAGTAGCAGAAGAAGTTATGAGTACAAGTGCTAAGGCAAAATCAAATTATACAGAAACTGAAACAATTAATGGATTAACACTTCTTATAGAATTCCCAGATGAAAAGAGTAGTGTATCAAAATCAGAAATAAATAATTTTTTTAATCAAACTGGGTATACAGGATATTCTAATAATGGATCAGTTAAAGATTATTTTTATGATGTATCAGGAGGAAAAGTTACTTATGAAAATACTATAACTGAATTTTATACCGCTAAAAATCCTAAATCTTATTATGATAATGTAAATGAAAGTGACTATAGTAAAGCTCTAGAATTAGTCAATGAAGCGTTAACTTGGTTAAAGTCAACAGGCTTTGATTTTTCAAAATTAACTACAGACTCTAATGGTATGGTAAAAGGTGTGAATATACTTTATGCTGGAAATGCTGATGCAGGGTGGTCAAAAGGTTTATGGCCTCATCAAGGATATATTCCTAATGCTTTTACAGCAGATGGTGCAAAAATTCAATTATATCAAATGAGCAATATAGGAAGTGAATTAGCATTAGATACTGTTTGTCATGAAAATGGACATCTACTTTTCGGATATCCGGATTTATATGACTATACAGGGAAAACTGGTGGATGTGGTATATATAGTCTTATGTCATTTATTTCAGATGCTAAAAATCCAGCACCACCAGATCCATATTGTAGAAATGTAATATCAGGATGGAATTCAGTAATAGACTTAAACTCTTATAGTGATGGATATAAGGTAACAGCAAATTCTAGTACAGATGGAACACAACCAGTATATAAATGGTCAGGAGAAAATTCAAATGAATATTATTTGATTGAAAATATTAAGAAGAGTGGAAGATACAAAAGTATGCCTGATGAAGGACTTATGATTTGGCATGTTGATGAAAACGGAAGTAATTCAAATCAAGAAACATCAAAAGCAAAACATTATGAACTTTCAGTTGTACAAGCAGATAATAAGATGGAATTAGAGAACAAAGTTAACTATGGTGCTGATGGAGACTTATTCCACTCTGGTTATAATGATACTTTTAATGATACGAGTAGTCCGAATTCTAAGTGGTGGGATAAAACTTCATCTGGATTAGATATATCAAATATAAGTGCTATAGGAGAAACTATGACTTTTGTTAAGTCAGGAAATAGTACAAGTAGTGGTACTGATAATGATAATAATACTACTGAAAATGATACAACAAATGATAGTGGTAATAATGATACAGCAGTAACTGATGATGGTAATATAGCAGCTAAAGCTACTGTAACAACATCATATTGTTCATCATGGGAAACTATAAATGCTTTAAATGATGGTTTTGTACCTGTAAGTTCTAATGATAGAAATCATGATGTTTATGGGAATTGGCCTGAAACAGATACTCAATGGGTACAATATAAATTTGATAAAAAATATAAAATATCTAAATGTGATTTATATTGGTTTAAAGATAATTTAGGAATAGATGTGCCATCTTCATATAAGATAAAGTATATGGATAATGGTAATTGGAAATATGTATCGAATGCAAAAGGATTAGGTGTAGATATAAATAAGTTTAATACAACAACTTTTGATACTATAACAACAGATACTATAGCAGTAGAAATGAATTCAAACAATGGATCATCTACAGGTATAGTTGAGTGGAAAGTTTATGGAGAAGTTGCTAATGGCACTTCAAAAGATACAACTACGTCAGATGATTCAAAAGATACGACTACAACAGATGATTCAAAGGACACAACTACAACAGATGATACAAAGGACACAACTACATCAGATGATTCAAAAGATACGACTACAACAGATGATACAAAGGATACAGTTACATCAGATGATTCAAAAGATAAAAATGGAAAACACTTTAGTATTAAAAAATTATTAGAGAGAATATTCAAGTTTTTAAAGTTGTAA
- a CDS encoding RICIN domain-containing protein has translation MDKRKLTCMVMSAIMLTSSMGTVTVSAQTETRTIAASVTKSTDITLSSMPSDYKSSIEWVWNNRMVKEGSTNRKNTIFDQIYAGNGTLNYVVRWQSNKSVTLQQRKNIAKMISNQINNWAKYLKGYDGWPYDEIDVNVVGWACADASLILDKQSDEKVYTDYINDDLSNSNSSIPSKLPVAPTELSRFDHFEDSSYSYPGGLDKRFDMYLWGTSNFEGGAGGDWGQRVSDEYILSSDANGESHIIEHEIGHGFGFPDFYEDADRPPSGFPTHTIMWAGDSTTITEWDSWLLRYTWSQLKKDTTRFPEKAVEDSTTNNNTDTSETTNTTKVTKVKDGAYYRIKNVNSGQYLDVKNGKDANKTNIQQYPGNGEDAQVFKAVSTGDGYYKLVSQVGSAKRVVDIEGKKSSNGTNVILYNDKNAKNQQFKFKHLGDGKFNIVTRASNGKSVIEVKNASKSKKANVQQWKINSNKCQQWELELVKE, from the coding sequence ATGGATAAACGCAAATTAACTTGCATGGTAATGTCGGCAATAATGCTAACTAGCTCAATGGGAACAGTTACAGTATCTGCTCAAACAGAAACTAGAACTATAGCTGCATCAGTAACTAAGTCAACAGATATAACACTAAGCTCTATGCCTTCTGATTATAAATCTTCTATTGAATGGGTTTGGAATAATAGAATGGTTAAGGAAGGGTCAACTAATAGAAAAAATACAATTTTTGATCAAATATATGCAGGTAATGGGACACTCAATTATGTGGTACGTTGGCAATCAAATAAAAGTGTCACATTACAACAACGTAAGAACATAGCTAAAATGATTAGTAATCAGATTAATAATTGGGCTAAGTATCTTAAAGGTTATGATGGATGGCCTTATGATGAAATAGATGTAAATGTAGTAGGATGGGCATGTGCAGATGCTTCATTAATACTAGATAAGCAATCTGATGAAAAGGTATATACCGATTATATCAATGATGATTTAAGTAATTCAAATTCAAGTATTCCATCAAAATTACCAGTGGCACCTACAGAATTATCAAGATTTGATCATTTTGAAGATTCTAGTTATTCATATCCAGGAGGATTAGACAAACGTTTTGATATGTATTTATGGGGTACAAGTAATTTTGAAGGTGGAGCAGGTGGAGATTGGGGACAACGTGTTTCTGATGAGTATATCTTAAGTTCAGATGCTAATGGTGAAAGTCATATTATTGAACATGAGATAGGACATGGTTTTGGATTCCCAGATTTCTATGAAGATGCGGATAGACCACCAAGTGGATTCCCAACACATACTATTATGTGGGCTGGAGATTCTACTACTATAACAGAATGGGATAGCTGGTTATTACGCTATACTTGGAGTCAATTAAAGAAAGATACAACTAGATTCCCAGAAAAAGCAGTGGAAGATTCAACAACTAATAATAATACCGATACTAGCGAAACTACAAATACTACAAAGGTTACTAAAGTTAAAGACGGTGCATACTATAGAATAAAAAATGTAAATAGTGGTCAATATTTAGATGTTAAAAATGGGAAAGATGCAAACAAAACTAATATACAACAATATCCTGGAAACGGAGAAGATGCTCAAGTATTTAAAGCCGTAAGTACTGGTGATGGATATTATAAATTAGTATCACAAGTAGGAAGTGCTAAAAGGGTAGTAGATATTGAAGGAAAGAAAAGTAGTAATGGAACAAATGTAATATTATATAATGATAAAAATGCTAAAAATCAACAATTCAAATTTAAGCATTTAGGAGATGGTAAGTTTAATATAGTAACAAGAGCATCTAATGGAAAGTCAGTTATTGAAGTAAAGAATGCAAGTAAATCTAAGAAAGCTAATGTTCAACAATGGAAAATTAACTCTAATAAGTGTCAGCAATGGGAATTAGAACTAGTTAAAGAGTAA